The following proteins are co-located in the Clavibacter capsici genome:
- a CDS encoding DUF4190 domain-containing protein, with translation MAVVAFLGAFIPFLDYVTAVPALVAVVLGIVSLARRMDGKPLALTGLILGAVAFVLSIVLAIVYTSAFVRSLTGAVESSGGGSGYASPAPTPGEDGDASALPGTSPEDPLPIGTPVTGDGIDGPEWQVTLGQPILDGTAAVLAADPAAPAPEEGMQYAVVPVTVTYLGTEAGDPLSELALGFLAADGSQYSAADSTVLAPAPAFTDNVDLLDPQQVASGNVVIEIPIVGAADGLWATVPGTLGDAYYFRAG, from the coding sequence GTGGCCGTCGTCGCGTTCCTGGGCGCGTTCATCCCGTTCCTCGACTACGTGACGGCCGTGCCCGCGCTGGTCGCCGTGGTGCTCGGCATCGTCTCGCTCGCCCGGCGGATGGACGGCAAGCCGCTCGCGCTGACGGGCCTCATCCTCGGCGCGGTCGCCTTCGTGCTGAGCATCGTGCTGGCGATCGTCTACACGTCCGCGTTCGTGAGGTCGCTGACGGGGGCCGTCGAGTCCTCTGGCGGCGGCTCCGGCTACGCGAGCCCCGCGCCGACCCCGGGGGAGGACGGGGACGCGAGCGCGCTCCCGGGCACGAGCCCCGAGGACCCGCTGCCGATCGGCACCCCCGTCACGGGCGACGGCATCGACGGACCCGAGTGGCAGGTCACGCTCGGCCAGCCGATCCTCGACGGGACGGCGGCCGTGCTCGCCGCGGATCCGGCCGCCCCGGCGCCCGAGGAGGGCATGCAGTACGCGGTCGTCCCGGTCACCGTCACGTACCTCGGGACCGAGGCGGGGGATCCGCTGTCGGAGCTCGCCCTCGGGTTCCTGGCCGCCGACGGCTCCCAGTACTCGGCCGCGGACAGCACCGTGCTCGCGCCCGCCCCGGCGTTCACGGACAACGTGGACCTGCTCGATCCGCAGCAGGTGGCGAGCGGCAACGTGGTCATCGAGATCCCGATCGTGGGCGCGGCCGACGGCCTCTGGGCGACCGTGCCGGGCACCCTCGGCGACGCCTACTACTTCCGAGCCGGGTAG
- a CDS encoding HAD-IIA family hydrolase encodes MATRDEMDCWLTDMDGVLVHENQALPGAAALIQQWQDQGKPFLVLTNNSIFTPRDLSARLRASGLHVPEESIWTSALATAAFLEQQMPGGSAFVIGEAGLTTALHEAGFIMTDTKPDFVVIGETRNYSFEAITRAIRLINGGARYIATNPDATGPSAEGVLPATGAVLALISKATGKEPYIVGKPNPMMFRSALNKIGAHSESTGMIGDRMDTDIIAGIEAGLHTVLVLTGISDRAEIERYPFRPDEVLSGVTELLDPEPVESEL; translated from the coding sequence ATGGCGACGCGCGACGAGATGGACTGCTGGCTCACCGACATGGACGGCGTGCTGGTGCACGAGAACCAGGCGCTGCCCGGCGCGGCGGCCCTCATCCAGCAGTGGCAGGACCAGGGCAAGCCCTTCCTCGTGCTCACGAACAACAGCATCTTCACGCCGCGCGACCTCTCCGCCCGGCTCCGCGCCTCCGGCCTGCACGTGCCCGAGGAGTCGATCTGGACGAGCGCACTCGCCACCGCCGCGTTCCTCGAGCAGCAGATGCCCGGCGGATCCGCGTTCGTCATCGGCGAGGCCGGCCTCACTACCGCGCTGCACGAGGCGGGCTTCATCATGACCGACACGAAGCCCGACTTCGTCGTCATCGGCGAGACGCGCAACTACTCGTTCGAGGCGATCACGCGGGCGATCCGCCTCATCAACGGCGGCGCGCGCTACATCGCGACGAACCCGGACGCGACCGGCCCGAGCGCCGAGGGCGTGCTCCCCGCGACCGGCGCGGTGCTCGCGCTCATCTCGAAGGCCACGGGCAAGGAGCCGTACATCGTCGGCAAGCCGAACCCGATGATGTTCCGCTCGGCGCTCAACAAGATCGGCGCGCACTCCGAGAGCACCGGCATGATCGGCGACCGGATGGACACCGACATCATCGCCGGCATCGAGGCGGGCCTGCACACGGTGCTCGTGCTCACGGGCATCAGCGACCGCGCCGAGATCGAGCGCTACCCGTTCCGCCCCGACGAGGTGCTGTCGGGCGTCACCGAGCTGCTGGACCCGGAGCCGGTCGAGTCCGAGCTCTGA
- a CDS encoding DNA-methyltransferase, whose product MPLPAWTPDGPDLVIHAENLEAVRALPDGAFQLIYLDPPFNTGRTQERQNLTVTRTPEPPPDEADADGVADEVAAAASAVASAPAPALSPASTATPEPARPPGARLGFHGRSYDSVKGMLYGFDDSFADYWDFLEPRLIEAWRLLDPTGTLYLHLDYREVHYAKVVLDALFGRRSFLNEIVWAYDYGAKSRRRWPAKHDTILVYVKDPLRYRFDSEGVDREPYMAPGLVTPEKRERGKLPTDVWWHTIVSPTGREKTGYATQKPLGVLRRIVQASSRPGDWVLDFFAGSGTTGAAARELGRRFVLVDENPQALEVMRARLAGGGTVFVAADAAPVAPEAPAHAAPGRSTAKTAAKAKTPAEAEAAAAPKPAPPPRASPPGG is encoded by the coding sequence GTGCCCCTCCCCGCGTGGACCCCCGACGGTCCCGACCTCGTGATCCACGCGGAGAACCTCGAGGCCGTGCGCGCGCTCCCCGACGGCGCCTTCCAGCTCATCTACCTGGATCCGCCGTTCAACACCGGCCGCACGCAGGAGCGGCAGAACCTCACGGTGACGCGCACGCCGGAGCCCCCACCCGACGAGGCCGACGCGGACGGGGTCGCGGACGAGGTCGCCGCCGCCGCCTCCGCCGTCGCCTCCGCACCCGCGCCCGCCCTCTCCCCCGCGAGCACCGCCACCCCCGAGCCGGCCCGCCCGCCCGGCGCCCGCCTCGGCTTCCACGGCCGCAGCTACGACTCCGTGAAGGGCATGCTCTACGGCTTCGACGACTCGTTCGCCGACTACTGGGACTTCCTCGAGCCCCGCCTCATCGAGGCCTGGCGCCTGCTGGATCCGACCGGCACCCTCTACCTGCACCTCGACTACCGCGAGGTGCACTACGCGAAGGTCGTGCTCGACGCGCTCTTCGGCCGGCGGTCGTTCCTCAACGAGATCGTGTGGGCGTACGACTACGGCGCGAAGTCCCGCCGTCGCTGGCCGGCGAAGCACGACACGATCCTCGTCTACGTGAAGGACCCGCTCCGCTACCGCTTCGACTCCGAGGGCGTCGACCGCGAGCCCTACATGGCGCCCGGCCTCGTGACCCCGGAGAAGCGCGAGCGCGGCAAGCTGCCGACGGACGTCTGGTGGCACACGATCGTCTCCCCCACCGGGCGCGAGAAGACCGGCTACGCGACCCAGAAGCCCCTCGGCGTGCTGCGCCGCATCGTGCAGGCGTCGAGCCGGCCCGGCGACTGGGTGCTCGACTTCTTCGCGGGATCCGGCACCACGGGCGCCGCCGCCCGCGAGCTCGGCCGCCGCTTCGTGCTGGTGGACGAGAACCCGCAGGCCCTCGAGGTGATGCGCGCGCGCCTCGCGGGCGGCGGCACGGTCTTCGTCGCGGCGGATGCGGCGCCCGTCGCCCCGGAGGCGCCCGCCCACGCCGCGCCGGGGCGGAGCACGGCGAAGACGGCGGCGAAGGCGAAGACCCCCGCCGAGGCGGAGGCCGCCGCAGCGCCGAAGCCGGCTCCTCCGCCGCGCGCCTCCCCACCCGGCGGCTGA
- a CDS encoding metallophosphoesterase — MHALPPGSLRLVHLSDTHLLRDGGLHQGVVDTGAALDRVLVEADRVPDVRLLVGSGDLSEDGTPESYALLRERLDPWAARRGAAVVLAPGNHDVRSGFRLVLGDGHGGPGTDDGRDPAAVPPIDGVTIVDGWRVVTLDTSVPGKGYGALREQQLDALRELLATPSEHGTVLVLHHPPVPAPTTLHESLALQGPERLAEIVRGSDVRVILSGHYHHHIVGSLAGVPVLVAPGVANETDVAATPGTERIVRGSGFLVVDVDPAGGVVSVVVRAHAADDGEEVAVLDAELVERIIETAGAPAAP, encoded by the coding sequence ATGCACGCACTGCCTCCCGGATCCCTGCGCCTCGTCCACCTCAGCGACACCCACCTCCTCCGCGACGGCGGCCTCCACCAGGGCGTCGTCGACACGGGCGCCGCGCTCGACCGCGTCCTCGTCGAGGCCGACCGCGTGCCCGACGTGCGGCTCCTCGTCGGCTCGGGCGACCTCTCGGAGGACGGCACCCCCGAGTCGTACGCGCTCCTGCGCGAGCGGCTGGATCCGTGGGCCGCGCGCCGTGGCGCCGCCGTCGTCCTCGCGCCCGGCAACCACGACGTGCGCTCGGGCTTCCGCCTCGTGCTCGGCGACGGGCACGGCGGGCCCGGCACCGACGACGGCCGGGATCCCGCGGCCGTGCCGCCCATCGACGGCGTCACGATCGTGGACGGCTGGCGCGTCGTCACCCTCGACACCTCCGTGCCCGGCAAGGGCTACGGCGCGCTCCGCGAGCAGCAGCTGGACGCCCTCCGCGAGCTGCTCGCGACCCCGTCCGAGCACGGCACCGTGCTCGTGCTGCACCACCCGCCGGTGCCCGCGCCCACCACGCTGCACGAGTCGCTCGCGCTGCAGGGCCCGGAGCGGCTCGCGGAGATCGTGCGCGGCAGCGACGTGCGGGTGATCCTCTCGGGCCACTACCACCACCACATCGTCGGGTCGCTGGCGGGCGTGCCCGTGCTCGTCGCGCCGGGCGTCGCCAACGAGACGGACGTGGCGGCGACGCCGGGCACGGAGCGCATCGTGCGCGGATCCGGCTTCCTCGTGGTGGACGTCGACCCGGCCGGCGGCGTCGTCTCGGTCGTCGTGCGCGCGCACGCGGCGGACGACGGCGAGGAGGTCGCGGTGCTCGACGCGGAGCTCGTGGAGCGGATCATCGAGACGGCGGGAGCGCCCGCGGCGCCGTGA
- a CDS encoding septum formation family protein, whose translation MPATPRGPRGPGGTRRTGLWVGGAILLVLLLVGLFYLGQRLGSAGAPDAAPVATATPEATPTPSPTPTDPVQGPAAAGVQAWDALLGGECIDPYSTPWEEEFTVVDCGSEHHAQMVARVALPQTGDAFPGEDAVRDSADELCIADTVIDYAAARAYDDVQYQSAYPITQDEWTAGDRDAYCFVSRAGGGTFTGSVGVPQPPVVP comes from the coding sequence GTGCCGGCTACGCCCCGCGGCCCGCGCGGACCCGGAGGCACGCGTCGCACCGGCCTCTGGGTCGGCGGCGCGATCCTCCTGGTGCTCCTCCTCGTCGGCCTCTTCTACCTGGGCCAGCGCCTCGGATCCGCCGGAGCGCCGGACGCCGCCCCCGTCGCGACCGCGACCCCCGAAGCCACGCCGACCCCGTCGCCCACCCCGACGGATCCCGTGCAGGGCCCGGCCGCGGCGGGCGTCCAGGCGTGGGACGCGCTGCTCGGCGGCGAGTGCATCGACCCGTACTCGACGCCGTGGGAGGAGGAGTTCACGGTCGTCGACTGCGGCTCCGAGCACCACGCGCAGATGGTCGCGCGGGTGGCGCTGCCCCAGACGGGCGACGCGTTCCCCGGCGAGGACGCCGTGCGCGACTCCGCCGACGAGCTCTGCATCGCCGACACCGTGATCGACTACGCGGCGGCCCGCGCCTACGACGACGTGCAGTACCAGTCCGCGTACCCCATCACCCAGGACGAGTGGACCGCGGGCGACCGCGACGCCTACTGCTTCGTCTCCCGCGCCGGCGGCGGCACCTTCACCGGCAGCGTCGGCGTCCCGCAGCCGCCCGTCGTCCCCTAG
- a CDS encoding kynureninase produces MTPDAHAAPASARSRPIPSAADLDARDPLARFRELFVQADDVVAYLDGNSLGRPTVASVDRIAAFVRDGWGGRLIRGWDEEWLEMPTRIGDDLGRVAYGAAAGQTFVGDSTTVILYKLVRAAVRARPGRDELVIDTDNFPTDRFVLEGVAEECGMTIRWIEVSPDAGVTPELVAEAVGERTALVVLSQVAYRSGFLADVPGITRVVHDAGALVLWDTCHSVGVVPTELDAWGVDLAVGCSYKYLDGGPGAPAHGYVRSGLQAELRQPIQGWMGAQDVFAMGPEYVPADGIRRFLSGTPPIVGMLAMRDMLALIEEAGLEAIRAKSLALTGFALDLVDRDLVPLGARVASPREEDRRGSHVSVDHPRFRDIVGALWAEGVIPDFRAPSGLRLGLSPLTTSFREVEVGVEAIRRHLAG; encoded by the coding sequence GTGACACCCGACGCGCACGCCGCCCCCGCATCCGCACGGTCCCGGCCGATCCCGTCCGCCGCCGACCTCGACGCCCGCGACCCGCTCGCGCGGTTCCGCGAGCTGTTCGTGCAGGCCGACGACGTGGTCGCCTACCTCGACGGCAACTCGCTCGGACGGCCGACCGTCGCGAGCGTCGACCGCATCGCCGCGTTCGTGCGCGACGGGTGGGGAGGCCGCCTCATCCGCGGCTGGGACGAGGAGTGGCTCGAGATGCCCACGCGCATCGGGGACGACCTCGGGCGCGTCGCGTACGGGGCCGCTGCCGGCCAGACGTTCGTCGGCGACTCGACCACGGTGATCCTCTACAAGCTCGTGCGGGCCGCCGTCCGCGCGCGCCCCGGCCGCGACGAGCTGGTGATCGACACCGACAACTTCCCGACCGACCGCTTCGTGCTCGAGGGCGTCGCGGAGGAGTGCGGCATGACGATCCGGTGGATCGAGGTGTCGCCCGACGCCGGCGTGACCCCCGAGCTCGTCGCCGAGGCGGTGGGGGAGCGGACCGCGCTCGTCGTGCTCAGCCAGGTCGCGTACCGCTCGGGGTTCCTCGCGGACGTGCCGGGGATCACGCGCGTCGTGCACGACGCCGGCGCGCTCGTGCTCTGGGACACCTGCCACTCGGTCGGCGTCGTGCCCACCGAGCTCGACGCGTGGGGCGTCGACCTCGCGGTCGGCTGCAGCTACAAGTACCTCGACGGCGGGCCCGGCGCGCCCGCGCACGGCTACGTGCGGAGCGGGCTCCAGGCCGAGCTGCGGCAGCCGATCCAGGGCTGGATGGGCGCGCAGGACGTGTTCGCGATGGGGCCGGAGTACGTGCCGGCCGACGGGATCCGCCGCTTCCTCAGCGGCACGCCGCCCATCGTGGGCATGCTCGCGATGCGGGACATGCTCGCGCTCATCGAGGAGGCGGGCCTGGAGGCGATCCGCGCGAAGTCGCTCGCCCTCACCGGCTTCGCGCTGGATCTCGTCGACCGCGACCTCGTGCCGCTCGGCGCCCGCGTCGCGAGCCCGCGCGAGGAGGACCGCCGCGGCAGCCACGTGAGCGTCGACCACCCGCGCTTCCGCGACATCGTCGGCGCGCTGTGGGCGGAAGGCGTGATCCCGGACTTCCGCGCGCCGTCGGGCCTGCGGCTCGGGCTCAGCCCGCTGACGACCTCGTTCCGCGAGGTGGAGGTCGGCGTCGAGGCGATCCGGCGGCACCTGGCGGGCTGA
- a CDS encoding RecQ family ATP-dependent DNA helicase: MPDTATPPIAAAPADLRSAAREHLSRLVGVAGADFHDGQYEAIEALVQDRSRALVVQRTGWGKSAVYFVATLLLRQQGLGPTLLVSPLLALMRDQVAAARRAGVRAVAMNSSNAHEWDDLLRALDADEVDLLLVSPERLNNPRFRDEQLPALRARLGLLVVDEAHCISDWGHDFRPDYRRLRDLISSVDERVPVLATTATANSRVVADVEEQLSVGSTARGAVETERVPVVTIRGPLARRSLRLGVLRLENSRDRLGWLLSHLDELPGSGIIYALTVSAAQDTARLLRDAGHAVKAYTGRDDPADREQAEGELQRNEVKALVATSALGMGFDKPDLGFVVHLGAPSSPVSYYQQVGRAGRGSADADVLLLPGREDPDIWQYFATASMPDEQQAASVIQSLGESDRPLSVPALESRVSLSRSRLDLLLKVLDVDGAVRRDTSGWSATGVPWTYDRARYEQVAAARVREQQAMLDYETTLGCRMEFLQRQLDDDTAAPCGRCDRCAGAWYPASLDQQASATASQALDRVGLPIEPRLRWPTGASSVGVPLSGAIAAGEQVDEGRALARLTDLGWGGRLRTVFAAGAEDAPVDDALVAACVRVLAEWGWAERPRAVVHVPSASRPQLVGSLAQRIAEVGRLPFLGSLDLVDPGAPGAARGNSVYRLGRVHPRFQVPAHLADDLAADPRPVLLVDDLVDTRWTLTVAGRLLRRAGATRVLPFALAQQG; encoded by the coding sequence ATGCCCGACACCGCCACGCCGCCCATCGCCGCCGCGCCCGCCGATCTCCGATCCGCCGCCCGCGAGCACCTCTCCCGGCTGGTCGGCGTCGCGGGCGCCGACTTCCACGACGGGCAGTACGAGGCCATCGAGGCGCTCGTGCAGGACCGCTCCCGCGCCCTCGTCGTGCAGCGCACCGGATGGGGCAAGTCGGCCGTCTACTTCGTCGCCACCCTGCTCCTCCGCCAGCAGGGCCTCGGCCCCACGCTCCTCGTCTCGCCGCTGCTGGCCCTCATGCGCGACCAGGTCGCGGCGGCGCGGCGGGCGGGCGTCCGCGCGGTCGCCATGAACTCGAGCAACGCGCACGAGTGGGACGACCTGCTGCGCGCGCTCGACGCCGACGAGGTCGACCTCCTGCTCGTCTCGCCCGAGCGCCTCAACAACCCGCGCTTCCGCGACGAGCAGCTGCCGGCCCTCCGCGCGCGGCTCGGCCTCCTCGTGGTCGACGAGGCGCACTGCATCTCCGACTGGGGCCACGACTTCCGGCCCGACTACCGCCGACTCCGCGACCTCATCTCCTCGGTCGACGAGCGCGTGCCCGTGCTCGCCACCACCGCCACCGCGAACTCGCGCGTGGTGGCCGACGTGGAGGAGCAGCTGAGCGTCGGATCCACCGCCCGCGGTGCCGTCGAGACCGAGCGCGTGCCGGTGGTCACCATCCGCGGGCCGCTCGCCCGGCGGTCGCTGCGGCTCGGCGTGCTCCGGCTCGAGAACAGCCGCGACCGGCTCGGGTGGCTCCTCAGCCACCTCGACGAGCTGCCCGGCAGCGGCATCATCTACGCGCTCACCGTCTCGGCCGCGCAGGACACGGCACGGCTGCTGCGCGACGCCGGGCACGCGGTCAAGGCGTACACGGGCCGCGACGACCCGGCCGACCGCGAGCAGGCCGAGGGCGAGCTGCAGCGCAACGAGGTCAAGGCGCTCGTCGCCACCAGCGCGCTCGGGATGGGGTTCGACAAGCCCGACCTCGGCTTCGTCGTGCACCTCGGAGCGCCGTCGTCGCCCGTCTCCTACTACCAGCAGGTCGGCCGCGCGGGCCGCGGGTCCGCGGACGCCGACGTGCTGCTCCTGCCCGGCCGAGAGGATCCGGACATCTGGCAGTACTTCGCCACCGCGTCCATGCCCGACGAGCAGCAGGCCGCCTCCGTCATCCAGTCGCTCGGCGAGAGCGACCGGCCGCTGTCGGTGCCCGCGCTCGAGTCGCGCGTCAGCCTCTCCCGCAGCCGGCTCGACCTCCTGCTCAAGGTGCTCGACGTGGACGGCGCCGTGCGGCGGGACACCTCGGGCTGGTCGGCCACGGGCGTCCCGTGGACCTACGACCGCGCCCGCTACGAGCAGGTCGCCGCGGCGCGCGTGCGCGAGCAGCAGGCGATGCTCGACTACGAGACCACGCTCGGCTGCCGGATGGAGTTCCTCCAGCGCCAGCTCGACGACGACACCGCCGCTCCCTGCGGGCGCTGCGACCGGTGCGCCGGTGCGTGGTACCCGGCGTCGCTCGACCAGCAGGCGTCGGCCACGGCGTCGCAGGCGCTCGACCGCGTCGGGCTGCCGATCGAGCCGCGGCTCCGCTGGCCCACCGGTGCGTCGAGCGTCGGCGTGCCGCTGAGCGGCGCCATCGCCGCCGGCGAGCAGGTCGACGAGGGCCGTGCCCTCGCGCGCCTCACCGACCTCGGCTGGGGCGGGCGGCTCCGCACGGTCTTCGCGGCCGGCGCCGAGGACGCGCCGGTCGACGACGCGCTCGTCGCCGCCTGCGTCCGCGTCCTCGCCGAGTGGGGCTGGGCCGAGCGGCCGCGCGCCGTCGTGCACGTGCCGTCGGCGAGCCGCCCGCAGCTCGTGGGGAGCCTCGCCCAGCGCATCGCGGAGGTGGGGCGGCTGCCGTTCCTCGGGTCGCTCGACCTGGTGGATCCGGGTGCTCCCGGCGCCGCCCGCGGCAACAGCGTCTATCGGCTCGGGCGGGTGCACCCACGGTTCCAGGTGCCCGCGCACCTCGCGGACGACCTCGCCGCGGATCCGCGCCCGGTGCTCCTCGTGGACGACCTCGTCGACACGCGCTGGACGCTCACGGTCGCCGGGCGCCTGCTGCGCCGGGCCGGCGCCACGCGCGTCCTGCCGTTCGCGCTCGCGCAGCAGGGGTAG
- a CDS encoding CsbD family protein — protein MGLDDKIKNAAQDIAGKAKEALGEHKGDESLKAEGQKDQTAASAKKAGEDVKDVFK, from the coding sequence ATGGGTCTCGACGACAAGATCAAGAACGCCGCCCAGGACATCGCGGGCAAGGCCAAGGAGGCGCTCGGCGAGCACAAGGGCGACGAGAGCCTCAAGGCCGAGGGCCAGAAGGACCAGACCGCCGCGTCCGCCAAGAAGGCCGGCGAGGACGTCAAGGACGTCTTCAAGTAG
- a CDS encoding SDR family NAD(P)-dependent oxidoreductase has protein sequence MRIDLTGSTALVTGSTQGIGYAIAEGLAEAGARVIVNGRGEEGTTASRDRLRAAHPEAEVEALAADVATEEGAAGAVAAFPEVDVLVNNLGIFGSADPFAVTDDEWRRYFEVNVLAGVRLTRAYLPGMMARGWGRVQYIASDSAVVTPAEMIHYGVSKTALLGVSRGFAKAAAGSGVTVSCVMAGPTHTGGVEAFARELVGDDLPWDEAQRAFMREHRPQSLIQRLIEPEEIANMCVYLASRQASATTGGALRVDGGYVDAILP, from the coding sequence CTCACCGGATCCACCGCCCTCGTCACGGGCTCCACGCAGGGCATCGGCTACGCGATCGCGGAGGGGCTCGCCGAGGCGGGCGCCCGCGTGATCGTCAACGGCCGGGGCGAGGAGGGCACGACCGCCTCGCGCGACCGGCTGCGCGCGGCGCACCCCGAGGCGGAGGTCGAGGCGCTCGCCGCCGACGTCGCGACCGAGGAGGGCGCCGCCGGGGCGGTCGCGGCCTTCCCCGAGGTCGACGTGCTCGTCAACAACCTCGGGATCTTCGGCTCGGCCGACCCGTTCGCCGTCACCGACGACGAGTGGCGCCGCTACTTCGAGGTCAACGTGCTCGCGGGCGTGCGCCTCACGCGCGCCTACCTGCCGGGCATGATGGCGCGCGGCTGGGGCCGGGTGCAGTACATCGCGAGCGACTCGGCCGTCGTCACGCCGGCCGAGATGATCCACTACGGCGTCTCGAAGACCGCGCTCCTCGGGGTCTCGCGCGGCTTCGCGAAGGCCGCCGCCGGATCCGGCGTCACGGTCAGCTGCGTCATGGCCGGCCCCACGCACACGGGCGGCGTCGAGGCGTTCGCGCGCGAGCTCGTGGGCGACGACCTGCCGTGGGACGAGGCGCAGCGCGCGTTCATGCGGGAGCACCGGCCGCAGTCGCTGATCCAGCGGCTCATCGAGCCCGAGGAGATCGCGAACATGTGCGTGTACCTCGCGTCGCGGCAGGCGTCGGCGACGACGGGCGGCGCGCTCCGGGTCGACGGCGGATACGTGGACGCGATCCTGCCGTAG
- a CDS encoding PLD nuclease N-terminal domain-containing protein — translation MTVILFGLLPLLVAVCALVDLITRPDDQVKHLPKLVWILLIVFLPLIGSIVWFCVGHDWDARREPVGPPDRSAAYERAAVAVDRRVRSTEQQLADLEEEERHYARIARMRQLQAEQAVQAARAAGPTRPSRAIDPGSAPER, via the coding sequence GTGACCGTGATCCTCTTCGGGCTGCTCCCCCTCCTCGTCGCCGTGTGCGCGCTCGTCGACCTCATCACCCGCCCGGACGACCAGGTGAAGCACCTGCCGAAGCTCGTCTGGATCCTGCTCATCGTCTTCCTGCCCCTCATCGGCAGCATCGTGTGGTTCTGCGTCGGCCACGACTGGGACGCGCGGCGCGAGCCCGTCGGGCCGCCCGACCGGAGCGCCGCCTACGAGCGGGCCGCGGTGGCGGTGGACCGGCGCGTCCGCAGCACCGAGCAGCAGCTCGCCGACCTCGAGGAGGAGGAACGGCACTACGCGCGGATCGCGCGGATGCGGCAGCTCCAGGCCGAGCAGGCGGTGCAGGCCGCGCGCGCCGCGGGGCCGACCCGGCCGTCGCGGGCGATCGATCCCGGATCCGCGCCCGAGCGGTAG